The genomic DNA CAGCGGCACCGAGCCGGCCGGCTTGATCCATTGCTCCACGCTGCCATCGACGCCGGCACTGAACACCGTGCGCAGCGATTCATGGCGCGCCACGAGATCATCAAAGGCCGGCTGCAGCGCATCGACCCGCAAGGCGCCAGTGAGGCGCAGCGCGCCGCTCACGTGGTAGGCCGGACTCCCGGGATCGATCTGCCAGAGGAACCATTGGCGCTCCTGCGCGTGCGAGAGCGGCAACGGCAACAGCCGCCGCTCTGCGGAGAGAACGGCGATGGGCGCGGGCTGCGGGTGCACGCCCTGCAGCTGCAGTTCGCGGATGGCCGCCGCGCAATCGCGAAGGCGCGGCTGCTCGAAGAGCCTGCGCGCGGGAAAGCCGATCTGCCAGCGCGCGCCGATGCGCGCAGCCGCCTGCGTGGCGGTGAGGGAACTACCGCCGCAGTTGAAGAAGTGGGCATCGCGGCCGAGCGCACGGTCGTCGCCGTACCTGCAGACCTCGCGCCAGATGGCGGCGACGGCCTGCTCGACCTCGTCGAGCGGCGCCTCGGCAACGGCCTCGACCGGGCCTCCGCGCACAAAGGCGCCGTGCTGGTAGACGGCATACGCGTCGGCACTGCCGTCGAGCCAGCCCGCACGGCAGGCACTGCGCTGCAGCTTGCCGCTGGTGGTCTTGGGCATGCCCCCCGGATTGAGCAACAGCACGGCCGACAGCGTCTCGCCGAACACTTCGCCCACGGTGGCACTCAGCGCATCGACCAGCGCCGCGGCCGGCACCAGCTTCTGCATGCTGCGCGACACTTCGGCGGCCACGCCGATGCCCTCGCCTCCCGGCCCTTGCGTGGCGAAGACCGCGACGCGGCCCTTGCGCACGGCATCGACCTCGGCCTCGATGAGCCGCTCGATGTCCTGCGGGTAGATGTTGTGGCCGCGGACGATGATCAGGTCCTTGATGCGGCCGGTGACGTAGAGCTGGCCCTCGTGCATGAAGCCGAGGTCGCCAGTGCGCAGCCAGCGCTGGCCGTCCCGCTCGACGAAGGTCTCGCGCGTCTCGCGCTCCTTGCCCCAGTAGCCGTGGCCGATGCTCGGGCCGCAGGTCCAGATCTCGCCGATCTTTCCGGGGGCCGCGGCCGAGAGCGATTCGGTATCGACGATCTCGAGGCGATGGCCGGGCGCGACATCGCCGCAGCCGACCAGCGTCGCGCCCTCGTCCGCCGGGGTTCCTGCGCCGCTGGCGAGGCCGGCGGCGGAAAACGTGGGCGCAACCAGTCCGCCGCCCCGGCGGCCGCCGGTGACGAAGAGCGTCGCTTCGGCGAGGCCGTAGCAGGGATAGACGGCCGCCGGGTCGAAGCCCGCGGGTGCGAAGCGCGAGATGAACTCGATTTCGGTATCGGCGCGCACGGGTTCGGCGCCGGTGTAGGCCACGCGCCAGCTCGACAGGTCCAGCCGGGCCAGTTGCGCGTCCTTCACGCGCTCCAGGCACAGGCGGTAGGCAAAGTCGGGGCCGCCGCTGAGCGTCGCGCGATGGCGCGAGATCAGTTCGAGCCAGCGCACCGGACGCTCCAGGAAGTAACCCGGAGAGCTGAGCACCAGCGGAATGCCGCTGTAGAGCGGCTGCAACAGTCCGCCGATCAGACCCATGTCGTGATAGAGAGGCGCCCAGGAGACGAAGCTGTCGCCCGGCCCGACACCCATGCTGCGCTGGATCGCCTCCTCATTGGCCATCAGGTTGCCGTGCGTCACGATCACGCCCTTGGGCGCCGAGGTGGAGCCCGAGGTGTATTGCAGGAAGGCGACGTCGCCGCCGGCCGGCTCGAAGGGGGCCCATCCGTCGGCCAGCGCGATGTCCACGGTGTCGACGGCGACGATGTCCGCATCGCCGAACTGGCGCGAGCCCGCGCTCGTTGCATTCATCGCGCGTGCCATGGCGTCGGAGGTCAGCACGCAGCGCGCCTGCGAATCGGCGGCGATGCCGCTCAGCCGTGCGAGGTGCTGCGGGCGCGCCGATTCCGGCGGGAACACCGGCACCGCGATCACGCCCGCGTAGAAGCAGGCCAGCATGCCCACCGCGTAGTGGTCGCCGTTGTCCAGCATGACCAGGGCGCGCTCGCCCCTGGCGAACTGCTGCTGCAGCCGGGCCGCAAGTGCGCGCACGCGGCGCTCGAAGGCGCCGTAGCTGATCGGCTCCGCGTGGTCCTCGCCATCCGCCGCGCTCACAACGGTGAGCCAGACGTCGTCGTGCCGCGTGTCGGCCAGTGTGCGGAGGTGCGCCACGAAGTTCTTCGGGCGCGGCGAGATCGGCGCCTGCAGCGCCTGCGTTTTCTTTTCCATCCTGCGGACTCCCTGCTTTTCTAGAAGCGGCCCAGATTGCCGTACGGCTCGGCCATGGCCACGATCACCTTGCGCGGCCCCTTGAACGGCGAGCGCGCATGCGCCACCAGCATGTTGTCGAGCATCAGCACGTCGCCCTCCTCCCACGGGAAGGCCACCGTCTCCGCATCGAGCACGGCGCGCACCTCTGCGAAGATCTCATCGCTGATGGTCGAGCCGTCGGCAAAGAAGGTGTTCCGCGGCACGTTCTCGATGCCGTAGATTTCTTCGAGCACTTCGCGCTCCTCGGCCTCGCGCGCAGAGATGTGGAACAGGTGGGCCTGGTTGAACCACACCTGCTCGCCGGTCACGGGATGCGTCTCCACAGCCTGGCAAAGCTGCCGGGTGCGCAGGCCGCCGTCGTCCTTCCATTCCCACGAGATGCCCGAGCGCTCGCAGAAGGCCTGGACTTCGGCGCGGCTTTCGGTGTTGAACACTTGCTGCCATGGCACGTCCATCTCGCCGAAGTTGCGCACGTACAGGATGCCGGGCTCGAAGCGCTTGCGGATGTGCCCGGGCATGCGGCGGTAGACGGCGCGGCTGTCGGCAATGGGTGTCTCGCCGCCCTCGGGCGAGGCGGTCACGCAGTGGAACCAGATCTTCATCGGCCACTCGCGCGTGTAGGCCTGCTCGTTGTGCAGCGGGATGCTCTGGTGCGCCGGGTATTCGGTCGAGGTGTAGACACCTGCGCCGGTGGAGGCCGACACCGCGGAGCGCGGCGTGGAGGCGAACTCGTACTTCAGCAGCGGATGGCCGAACGACGAGGCGAACTGCTGGAAAGTTTCCACCGCCGGCACCGAGAAGCCGCGCAGCAGCACGCCGCCGGCGACAAGGAGCGACTCCTCGATCTGCGGACGCAGGCGTTGCACCGCCGAGAGCAGGTCTTCGCCGGCATGCGCGGGTGTCATGAGGACCGGGAGGTCGGAGCCGGCGGGCGCCTTGCTGCGCACGAACCGTGTGAGCGTTTCATTCATGTCGATTCCTTGGCACGCCACGCGAGCGCGGCGGCATAGCCCGTGGGCGCATCGAGCGCCACGGCTTGAAGACCGGACCATTCGGCAACGGCGCATTCGAGGACGTATCGCCCGTTCGCACCGGAGTGGATGCCGATGGATTGAAGGTGCTCGGCCACGCCGACGCCGACGGCCTTCAGCACCGCCTCCTTGCCCACCCAGCGGCTGTAGAGGGCCTGCAGTGGATCGCCGGCTTCCTGCAGCGCGCGGCGTTCGCTGCCGGTGAAGGCGAGCGAAGCGACGGCCTCGGCGTCGACGTCGCTCCTGCAGGCCTCGATGTCGATGCCCACCGCGCTGACCACGCGGGGATCGGCGAGTGCGATGAGTGCATGAGCGCCCGAGTGCGAGACGTTGAAGAGCGTCGCATCGCCACCGGCCACGTCGAGGAAGGGCTTGCGATGCAGGCCCGCCGCGAACCGCACGTCGGCCGGCTGGCAGCCCACGCGCCGCGCAAGCAGGCCGCGAAGGGCCGCGCGCGTGGCCGTGAAGCGCACGCGGTCGGCGGTGCGCGCATATCTGTCGGCCTGCGCGCGCTCGGCGAGTGCCAGCAGCCGGCGCTCGGCCGAGACATCGGCGTCCAGGTCGAAGTCGAGGCGGTAGACCTCGATGCCTGCGGGAAGCGGGTCAGGCCAGGACACGGGACGCATGGCGCGCTCCTGCAACGGCCTGGCCGAGTCGCTCGGTGAGCGCGGCCAGGAATGCTGTTTCGCGCTGCCGGATGAAGAAGTGGCCGCCGTCGAACCAATCGAGCGTGAAGACACCCCCCGCCTCGGCCGACCATGCATGGACGGAAGCCGCGTCGATGTCGTCCTCGCGCCCGGCAAAGACATGCACGGGCATGGGCAGCGGCGCATCTTCGCGGTATCGGAAGCTCTCGCACACGCGGTAGTCGGCGCCGAGCATGTCGAGCGTGATGCGCATGAGCTCCGCGCTCGCGAACACTTCCTCGGGCGTTCCGCCCTGCCTGCGCAACTCGGCCGTGAGCGATGCGTCGTCGGTCTTGCCTGCGAAGCGCGCAGGATCGCGCCGCGAAGGCGCACAGCTGCCGGAAGCCATCAGCGCAAGCGGCAATGGGCGCCCCAACGATTGCAGCCGGCGGGTGATGCCGTAGGCCAGCAACGATCCCATGCTGTGGCCGAAGATCGCGAACTCGCCGCGCAGCGCCTCGGCCTGCTCTACGCAGACCTGCGCAACGAGCTCATCGAAGTTCCGGACCAGGCGCTCGGACAGCCGGCCCCCACGGCCGGGCAACTCCACGGGCACGATGCGGAGCCAGCGCGGCAGCAGCCGCCGCCAGCGCAGGTACATCGTTGCGCTGGCGCCCGCACAAGGCAGGCACAGCAGCGAGACGCTCGCGTCCACGCGCGTCAACCCGCCGCGGCTTGGGCTGCGATTCCTCCGGTCGCCGGGTTCTGCTGCGCCATCCACTCGCGCAGCGAACGCGGACGCATGTCGGTCCAGTTCTGCTCGACGTGGGCAAGCACGGTCTTCTTGTCGCCCTTGACGCCTTCTACCGCCGTCCAGCCCTTCGGCACGGCCTTCCAGTGGGGCCAGATGGAATACTGGTCTTCGTGGTTGACCAGAACGATGAAGGTCTCGTCTTCGCGATCGAAGCAACTCGTCGACATGGGTGCGTCCTTATGCGGTTGAACAGGATGAAAGGCGAGTCGACGGCCGGCTGGCCATCTCGTCGCTCCTGATCAACAAGACGTTTCAGGACACGATCTGTTCACTCCGCAGCGGCCGGCGGCACCAGTCCGGCCAGCAGCCACAGCCGGGCGGCTCTGTCGTAGGCCTTGCGGTGCCGGGGATCGGCAAGAAGCCAGGCCGTCATCTCGGCCCGCGCGCGGGCATCGAAGCTCTCGTGGTCGTACTCGCGCTGCACCCACTGCCATGCGGTGCTCCAGATGGGGTCGTCCTGTTCTTGTGTCATGCGTGAAGGGTGTGAGGCATCACGCGACAGTACATCGGCACGTCGCGCGGGGGCTAAGGCTTTTACCCTACACCAAGCCCACGGGCGTGCAAAGACTCAGTCGTCCTCGAGCAGGCGGCCGCATTCCTTGATCGCCTGCGCCGCCTCGGCAATCAGGCCGTTCACCAGCCCAAGCGCGCATCCCAGGCGCTGCGCGATGTCGCGCTGGGTGAGCCCTTCGAGCCGGTAGAGCTCGAACACCAGGCGCGTGCGCGCAGGGAGCCCGGCGAGCACCTTGTCGATGGCCTGGATCGCCTGGCGTTCGCGCATCAGGCGATCGGGGGTGGGCGCACCGGCGACATCGAGCACTTCGACATCGACATCGAAGGTGCGGTAGTTGGCCTCGACGGTGTGGCGCCGGCAGCAGTCGAGCGCGACATTGCGCACGACCTGGCAGCAATAGCCGATCGGCCGATCGGCCTTGCGTACGCAAGGGCCGTCGGTGATCTTGAGGTAGGCGTCCTGCACGACATCGTCGGCCAGCTCCGCGGTGCGAACGATTCTTCGCGCCACGCGCAGGAGCTGAGCACGATTTGCGATGAAGACCTCCGCGAGCGTGGGCTCCGAAAGGTGCAGCGCGCTGTCGATCGGCTCTCGCATCATGCGAGGCGGGGCACGGATCGCCCAAGAGAACGTCGGCGAGGATGCAGACAGGTGAACATGAAGCCGCTACTCCTGAAGTATTCAATGCAAATGAGAACTATTACTACTTGTGGGTACAAAAAAACCCGATATCCCGCCCTCTTCGTGTCCCATGTCCGTTAGACGTTTGAGCACGCAAAAGCGAGACAGGCGAGTGCCGGAAATCGGCCGGTCCGCTCATCGATGGTGGAGCGCCTGCATGACGGCAGGATGATCGGGTCCACCGCGCAACTAGAATTCCGCCCCTTTCCCCGATCCCTGCCCCATGAACATCGTCGTCAACGAAGAACTCAAAGCCTATATCGATCCATTGACTCCGGAGGAGCACGAGGCGCTGGAACGCAGCATCCTCACCGAAGGCTGCCGCGACGCACTGGTGCTATGGGGCGACGTGCTGGTGGATGGCCACAACCGCTACGGCATCTGCCAGAAGCACGGGCTGCCGTTCCAGACGGTGCAGAACACGCGCTTCAAGACCATCGAGGACGTGCACCTGTGGATGATCGACCAGCACCTCGGGCGGCGCAGCATCTCGGACTTCCTGCGCGGCGTGCTGGCACTCAGGAAGAAAGACATCGTCGACGAGCGCCGTGCGCGCGCCTTGGCCGAGACGGCGCCGTCGGACGGCGACGGCGCGCCCTTCGATGCCGATGCGCCTGCTGCCGAGTCGTCTGCCGGCAGCGCCGCGGTCCTGCCCCCGCCTGCCCCCTTGAGCAGCCGCGAGGCCATCGCGAGGGCCGCGCGCCTGAGCAGCAACCAGGTCGTGATGATCGAGAAGATCCAGAAGCAGGCCGCGCCTGAACTGGTGGCGGCCGTGAAGTCGGGCGTGATCTCCATCAACACGGCGGCGGCCGTGGCGAGCCTGCCTGCCGAAGAGCAGGTGTCGGCGGCGAATGCGGGCAAGGACGAACTCAGGCAGGCCGCCAAGCGGGTTCGCGAGGCCAAGCGCAAGCCGCGCGAGGAGTCGGCCGAATCGGATCCGGCCGATCCATCTGCCAGGCAGCCCGACACTGTTCAGCTGCTGGAACAGCGCGTGGCCGAACTCACGGCCGAGAACGAGGGCCTGCGCCAGCAAGTCGCCGAACTGCAGGCGCAGCTGGCTACAGCCGGATCTCGGTGATCTTCGCGCCCGACAGCGAAACGCCCGCTTCCAGCCCCACATTGGTCAAGACGAAGCCGACCACCGGCTGGCGCAGCGTGTTGGTGTCGATGCTGCCGTTCGCGCCCATGGTTGCGGCGGCCACGGTGGCATCGGCCCCGGCCGTCCATCCCTTGCTGTTGCGGAACTTGTCGAGCGCGGCCTGCGTGGTGAACACGTAGATCACGGCCTTCGACTGGGCGCCGGCCTGGAAGCCGATCGAGCCGGCAGTGGTGCTGTAGTAGGCCTGCGTGCGGCCGTTCACGCGCAGCGCGCCCCGGCCGTATTCGGCGCCGATGCCCATGCTGGCGCCGACCACGGCGGGAAACACCAGCACGCCGCTGGATGAGGAAACAACCTCGCGCGAGCCCTTGACCGTGTCGTACAACTTGGACAATGCGGCGTCGACCTGGGCATCGATCGATGCACGCGTGGAAGCGCTGCTGGCCTGGTCCTGGGGCCGCGTGGTGGTGCAGCCCACCACCGCGGCACCGCCCACTGCAACGGCACACGCAAGCGCAAGGCTTCGGAACTGGATGGATCGCATGACGCTCTCCTTTGCTGGCTGGAACGATGGAAAGGCCGAGGCGCTTTCTTTCGCGGCCTCGGCAGCCTGTTCGAACACTCATGCTAAGACCGCAAAATACCGCTGAAGCCGACTTGGGAAAACGGCCTACGCGAAGTCGAGCCATCCAGGAACGATGGGCCCGATCGGCCGCCCCATGACTGGGCCGATTGGCGGCTGGAGCCCTTGGGCGCCGGCTGGCCATGCGCGCGAGAATTACCAGGGCGCAGCCAACATGGTTCCGTCACGCGCCTGCGCGGCGTGGAAGAATGAAGCTCCTTCTTCCAGCGCCGCCAACGCAGGCGGCCCCGACGCCATGCCCCAGCCCGCCGAAGACCGGATCAGCGAAGCCGCCATCGTGGAGGCCGCCCACGCGCTGCGCGCGCCGGCCGTTCGAATGCTCGAGCAGCTCGTTGCGCATCCTTCGCTGCTGGGGCACGAGCAAGATGCACAGGCCTTCATGGCCCAGTCCTTCGCGAAGCTGGGCCTGCGCGTCCACCAGTTCGAGATCGACGAGCAAAAGATCCGCCGGCATCCGGGCTACTCGCCCTCCATCGCCTCGTACGAAGGGCGCACCAACGTGGTGGGCATTCACCAGCCCCGCGGGCCGCAGAAGGGCCGCTCGCTGATCTTCAACGGCCACATCGACGTGGTGCCGACCGGCGCCGAGCTGCTCTGGAAGCACCCGCCTTTCCAACCCGTGATCGAGGGCGACCGGCTCTACGGCCGCGGCGCAGCCGACATGAAGGCCGGCATTGCGGCCTACACGATGGCGTATGCGGCGCTGCAATCGCTCGGGCTCGAACCGGCATCGCCGGTGTACTTTCAGTCGGTGGTGGAAGAGGAGTGCACGGGCAACGGCGCGCTGGCCTGTCTGGTCGAGGGCTACCGTGCCGACGCGGCCATCATCCCCGAGCCGCTCGGCGGCGTGATGACCTGCCAGATGGGCGTGCTGTGGTTCGCGCTCGAGGTGCTGGGCAAGCCGGTGCACGCCTCGGTGGCCCAGACCGGTGTCGGCGCGATCGACTTCTCGCTGTACCTTTTCTCGGAACTCAAGAAGCTCGAGCAGCGCTGGAACGAGCCTGCCAATCGCTATCGCAGCTACGCGCATCACGCGCATCCGATCAACTTCAACCTCGGGAAGATCCAGGGCGGCGAATGGGCTTCGTCGGTGCCCTCGGCATGCCGCAGCGACATCCGCATCGGCTTTTATCCCGACATGAACGTGGCCCGCGCCAAGGCCGAAGTCGAGGCCGTGCTGGCTGCCGCCTACGCCGCGCATCCGGCTCGCGAGAGCCTGCGCTACCGGCTGATCTACGAAGGCTTCCAGGCCGACGGCTTCGACCTCGACCTGGATTCGCCGATCGTCACCGAGCTCTCGAAGTGCCACCAGGACATCGTCGGGCAGGCACTCGAACCCACGGCCTTCACGGGCACGACGGACGCGAAGTTCTTCAACATCTATGGGCAGACGCCCGCGGTCTGCTATGGCCCCACGGGCTCCAGCATCCACGGCATCGACGAGTGGGTTTCCATCGACAGCCTGGTGCAGGTGAGCGCCGTGCTGGCGGTGTTCATGGCGCGCTGGTGCGGCGTCGACCGCATCGATTGATCGAGACCGAAGAAGTGTTGTGTCATAGCCGCGTGGCGAAGCTCGTTTTACGATGCAGCCACGTCGTTCGCGTGGACGACCCGAACCCGCAAGGAAAGTGAATCAAAAAGGATGCATCCGCTGAATCTCGCCCTCTTCGATGCACTTGCGGCGGGCTTCGCTCCCTCGCCCGCAATGCTTCAGCTGGCGTCGGCCATCGCGCTGGGTTCGTCGTGGGCATGTGCAGTGGTTCTTGCCTGGGTCGCGTGGCGGCGGGTCGCGCAGCGGCCTTGCGTGCTGGCGGTGCTGGCCGCCGGCGGTGCGGCTTCACTGATCTCGCAGGAGATCGCTGCCTCCGTGGGCATGCCCCGTCCCTTCATGATGGGGCTGAGCCCTGCGCACGTTCCCCACGGCCTGCGCGCGGGGCTGCCCAGCACGCATGCCTCGGTGATGTTCACCATGGCCTTCATGCTGCTGCGGCGGCGCTCGACGCGCGACGTCGGGCTCGTCATTCTTGGCGCGGCCGTGGCCACGGGCTGGGCTCGCATCCATGTCGGCATTCATTTTCCGTTCGATGTCGCGGCAGGTGCGCTGCTGGGTGCGGCCATTGCCGCGGCGCTGTTTGCGATGCAGGCGATTGCGCCCAAGCTCGCTCCCCACGTTGCAGCAACCCTGGCGCGGCCGTTGCGCGTCCTGGCCGACGGCAGGGCCGGGCCATGCCTGATGCTGGTGTTCGTCTTCGCCGCTGCCTGGGTCGGCCTGAACACGCCGCAGGCGATCGGGCCGGCGGTGCTGGAGGAAAACGGGCCCGTCGAGAAGAGCACGGTTCTCCTGTACCTGGCCGCGGTGCTGTGCGTCTTGATGGTTCGCGTGGCGTTTCTCTCGCGGCCGGACCGCGTGGCCATCTGCGTCCTGCTTCTTGCGTTCGCGGCCCGGGAGGCGGATTGGCATCTGGCGCATTGGGGCACCAGCTTGCTGGAAGCACCGCGCTCGCACGTTCTTGCGGCAATGGCCGCCTTCGCGCCCGTCGCCATTGCGGCCGGGTGGCTGGCCGGACGCGCCTGGTCCGCAAGCCGTGCGATGCGCGCCTGGCGGCAATGGCGGCCCGAAGCCACGACCTCGCTGACCTTCGTCGCGGTCATCGGGGCTGCGATCATCCTCGATCAGGCACCCTTTTCCTTTGCGGAGCAGCCGGGCTTGGTCGACGCAGGCTCTGCTACGGCCTTTCGCGGCTACCTGATGCTCAGCTTCGAGGAAATCCTGGAACTGGCCCTGCCGGTGCTCGCGCTCCTGGCCCTCCTGCAGGCGAGACTGGGTGGGAGCCGGGATTCGGCTCCCGGCGGCATCAAGCGCTCGTACGCATAGCGCGAAGAAGCCCAAAGAAAA from Variovorax sp. V93 includes the following:
- a CDS encoding DUF4880 domain-containing protein, translated to MTQEQDDPIWSTAWQWVQREYDHESFDARARAEMTAWLLADPRHRKAYDRAARLWLLAGLVPPAAAE
- a CDS encoding sigma-70 family RNA polymerase sigma factor, whose product is MMREPIDSALHLSEPTLAEVFIANRAQLLRVARRIVRTAELADDVVQDAYLKITDGPCVRKADRPIGYCCQVVRNVALDCCRRHTVEANYRTFDVDVEVLDVAGAPTPDRLMRERQAIQAIDKVLAGLPARTRLVFELYRLEGLTQRDIAQRLGCALGLVNGLIAEAAQAIKECGRLLEDD
- a CDS encoding 4'-phosphopantetheinyl transferase superfamily protein is translated as MRPVSWPDPLPAGIEVYRLDFDLDADVSAERRLLALAERAQADRYARTADRVRFTATRAALRGLLARRVGCQPADVRFAAGLHRKPFLDVAGGDATLFNVSHSGAHALIALADPRVVSAVGIDIEACRSDVDAEAVASLAFTGSERRALQEAGDPLQALYSRWVGKEAVLKAVGVGVAEHLQSIGIHSGANGRYVLECAVAEWSGLQAVALDAPTGYAAALAWRAKEST
- a CDS encoding ArgE/DapE family deacylase, translating into MTGPIGGWSPWAPAGHARENYQGAANMVPSRACAAWKNEAPSSSAANAGGPDAMPQPAEDRISEAAIVEAAHALRAPAVRMLEQLVAHPSLLGHEQDAQAFMAQSFAKLGLRVHQFEIDEQKIRRHPGYSPSIASYEGRTNVVGIHQPRGPQKGRSLIFNGHIDVVPTGAELLWKHPPFQPVIEGDRLYGRGAADMKAGIAAYTMAYAALQSLGLEPASPVYFQSVVEEECTGNGALACLVEGYRADAAIIPEPLGGVMTCQMGVLWFALEVLGKPVHASVAQTGVGAIDFSLYLFSELKKLEQRWNEPANRYRSYAHHAHPINFNLGKIQGGEWASSVPSACRSDIRIGFYPDMNVARAKAEVEAVLAAAYAAHPARESLRYRLIYEGFQADGFDLDLDSPIVTELSKCHQDIVGQALEPTAFTGTTDAKFFNIYGQTPAVCYGPTGSSIHGIDEWVSIDSLVQVSAVLAVFMARWCGVDRID
- a CDS encoding plasmid replication/partition related protein, whose protein sequence is MNIVVNEELKAYIDPLTPEEHEALERSILTEGCRDALVLWGDVLVDGHNRYGICQKHGLPFQTVQNTRFKTIEDVHLWMIDQHLGRRSISDFLRGVLALRKKDIVDERRARALAETAPSDGDGAPFDADAPAAESSAGSAAVLPPPAPLSSREAIARAARLSSNQVVMIEKIQKQAAPELVAAVKSGVISINTAAAVASLPAEEQVSAANAGKDELRQAAKRVREAKRKPREESAESDPADPSARQPDTVQLLEQRVAELTAENEGLRQQVAELQAQLATAGSR
- a CDS encoding thioesterase II family protein — its product is MDASVSLLCLPCAGASATMYLRWRRLLPRWLRIVPVELPGRGGRLSERLVRNFDELVAQVCVEQAEALRGEFAIFGHSMGSLLAYGITRRLQSLGRPLPLALMASGSCAPSRRDPARFAGKTDDASLTAELRRQGGTPEEVFASAELMRITLDMLGADYRVCESFRYREDAPLPMPVHVFAGREDDIDAASVHAWSAEAGGVFTLDWFDGGHFFIRQRETAFLAALTERLGQAVAGARHASRVLA
- a CDS encoding phosphatase PAP2 family protein, whose product is MHPLNLALFDALAAGFAPSPAMLQLASAIALGSSWACAVVLAWVAWRRVAQRPCVLAVLAAGGAASLISQEIAASVGMPRPFMMGLSPAHVPHGLRAGLPSTHASVMFTMAFMLLRRRSTRDVGLVILGAAVATGWARIHVGIHFPFDVAAGALLGAAIAAALFAMQAIAPKLAPHVAATLARPLRVLADGRAGPCLMLVFVFAAAWVGLNTPQAIGPAVLEENGPVEKSTVLLYLAAVLCVLMVRVAFLSRPDRVAICVLLLAFAAREADWHLAHWGTSLLEAPRSHVLAAMAAFAPVAIAAGWLAGRAWSASRAMRAWRQWRPEATTSLTFVAVIGAAIILDQAPFSFAEQPGLVDAGSATAFRGYLMLSFEEILELALPVLALLALLQARLGGSRDSAPGGIKRSYA
- a CDS encoding TauD/TfdA family dioxygenase, which gives rise to MNETLTRFVRSKAPAGSDLPVLMTPAHAGEDLLSAVQRLRPQIEESLLVAGGVLLRGFSVPAVETFQQFASSFGHPLLKYEFASTPRSAVSASTGAGVYTSTEYPAHQSIPLHNEQAYTREWPMKIWFHCVTASPEGGETPIADSRAVYRRMPGHIRKRFEPGILYVRNFGEMDVPWQQVFNTESRAEVQAFCERSGISWEWKDDGGLRTRQLCQAVETHPVTGEQVWFNQAHLFHISAREAEEREVLEEIYGIENVPRNTFFADGSTISDEIFAEVRAVLDAETVAFPWEEGDVLMLDNMLVAHARSPFKGPRKVIVAMAEPYGNLGRF
- a CDS encoding YSC84-related protein — encoded protein: MRSIQFRSLALACAVAVGGAAVVGCTTTRPQDQASSASTRASIDAQVDAALSKLYDTVKGSREVVSSSSGVLVFPAVVGASMGIGAEYGRGALRVNGRTQAYYSTTAGSIGFQAGAQSKAVIYVFTTQAALDKFRNSKGWTAGADATVAAATMGANGSIDTNTLRQPVVGFVLTNVGLEAGVSLSGAKITEIRL
- a CDS encoding MbtH family NRPS accessory protein, with protein sequence MSTSCFDREDETFIVLVNHEDQYSIWPHWKAVPKGWTAVEGVKGDKKTVLAHVEQNWTDMRPRSLREWMAQQNPATGGIAAQAAAG